In one Dermatophilaceae bacterium Sec6.4 genomic region, the following are encoded:
- a CDS encoding universal stress protein, translating to MVSPEAPTNTPTTPSTGRIVVGVDGSEPSKQALRWAAFVASTTGSSIDAVATWRLNGFTAGPRLMDNPASFDRSGEVAKMLDETIAEVFADTPPAALNRVVQEGNAATVLVEASRDAGMLIVGSRGRGGFVGLMLGSVSTACSAHSKCPVMVIHGDTPAPPAH from the coding sequence ATGGTCTCCCCAGAAGCTCCCACCAACACGCCCACCACCCCTTCCACCGGCCGCATTGTTGTGGGCGTCGATGGTTCAGAGCCGTCCAAGCAGGCCCTTCGATGGGCTGCGTTTGTGGCATCCACCACCGGTTCGAGCATTGACGCCGTTGCCACCTGGCGGCTGAACGGCTTCACCGCCGGGCCCCGGTTGATGGACAACCCGGCGTCCTTCGATCGCTCGGGCGAGGTCGCCAAGATGCTCGACGAAACGATCGCCGAGGTCTTCGCTGACACCCCACCGGCGGCATTGAACCGCGTCGTGCAAGAGGGCAACGCCGCAACGGTCCTCGTCGAGGCCAGTAGGGACGCCGGAATGCTGATCGTGGGCAGCCGTGGACGCGGTGGCTTCGTCGGTCTGATGCTGGGCTCGGTCAGCACCGCGTGCTCCGCACACTCCAAGTGCCCCGTCATGGTCATCCACGGTGACACCCCCGCGCCACCGGCCCACTGA
- a CDS encoding universal stress protein — translation MTTESTDRIVVGVDGSQPSKHALQWAAFIAAATGASIEAIAVWRMPATAAGPGWADVPVEWDKTKDTGTQLHAALVEAFGQHFPPTLTAVVREGNAAKVLIDASAGARMLVVGSRGHGGFVGLLLGSVSHTCTAHASCPVLVVRGESPPTLPAP, via the coding sequence ATGACGACAGAGTCGACCGACCGGATCGTGGTCGGCGTCGACGGCTCGCAGCCGAGTAAACACGCGCTGCAGTGGGCCGCATTCATCGCTGCTGCGACCGGCGCGAGCATCGAGGCCATCGCCGTGTGGCGGATGCCCGCGACTGCAGCGGGGCCGGGCTGGGCCGATGTGCCGGTCGAATGGGACAAGACCAAGGACACGGGCACCCAGCTGCACGCAGCTCTCGTCGAGGCCTTCGGGCAACACTTCCCGCCCACATTGACTGCGGTGGTGCGCGAGGGGAATGCGGCAAAGGTGTTGATCGACGCGAGTGCAGGCGCCCGGATGCTCGTCGTCGGCAGTCGCGGTCACGGCGGTTTCGTCGGTCTGCTGCTCGGATCAGTCAGCCACACGTGCACGGCACACGCATCCTGCCCGGTTCTGGTCGTACGCGGGGAGAGTCCGCCCACGCTTCCGGCTCCCTGA